The Hordeum vulgare subsp. vulgare chromosome 4H, MorexV3_pseudomolecules_assembly, whole genome shotgun sequence genomic interval TCACTTCCCTTGTAATATTGTTGGTgcttcaaaaataaaaataaaaatagttgATTCGACTCCATCAGAAAGTAAGTACCTGTACATCCCAATACAATTGATCAATTGCCGTGAAGCTTAATTATCTAGAATGTCCTGTGAAGATAATGGCCCCGAGGGTATGGTAAGAACATATTGACCCATATGTTCTTGAAATAAATTTTTGACtcgctttatatataaaacaTCAATCGAATCAAGTACACGACCGAATGATATAAGATAATGAGATAGTCTTTATACAATACCGATTTCATAATAACCGGATCACGCAGAACGCATGCGCCTACGCTACCGAAAGTACACATTGGGAGAACTAAGAAGAATACCACACTATGCCCTAAACCACTTAAGCTCCACGACAATGCCTTTACGACAACGTCTGTTTTTATGATTATATTCTCTTTCAATTTTGTAGGACTTTGCGGGTATAGCTTTTTCATGATTAGTCTGTGAATTAGTTTTAGCACTATAATAGATGCGCATCATAACTTGGTAGTTTCCTTTAAACATCATCTCCCTAAGATTCTGCCTGGCTAAAGAAATATGCAAGTAGTCGTCCCAAACGCTCCACTTGCAAGTGGATAAGTGTGTTTAATTGTTCCATGTCAGACATGTCATCATGTCACTGATCCACTCAAACCCGGATTAATATAGAGTAGTAATGCAACAGAAAACAATGAATTTGgttgcatcatttgaatggaatTCGTACCAAATCAGTTAGTAGTATCAGGAGTAGATGAAAACAACATGCATCACACATTATCATACAACTACTCATAcaacttctaaaataataattGATTAAACATGCTAACCTAAGTAATTACTGGAACCATTCCAACGAAAATATACACCCTCTGTAAAGAaacataagagcgtttagatcactaaaatagtgatttaaacactcttatatttcatTAAAGGGAGTACTCTTTTTGATTTGATTAATCTGCCTTGGATCAACATAAACTAAAAATACTCCTCCTATGTCCGGAAATATTAATCGTAGAAATGGATGTGTcttgatgtattttagttcttcaTCTATTTTTATACATTTATGCCACAAGTGAtttcagccggaggtagtattGAATTACTACTTGCTGTATTGAAGGTAAACAAAATACAAACAAGTATCCATCCAACAATAAGCTACAATGCCAACACCTCCATTGTCATTTGTCAAGCAGCCACAGATCGGACCCATCAAACCCAAAGAAAGCAAGAACTTCCCCGGCCGTCCATGGCCACCTaccccctcgtcctcctcctcctcctcctcgccgtagcCGCGTCGTCGTCCGCGGAGGAGGCGCCAACGGCGTACGAGATGCTGGAGCGATATGGCTTCCCGCGGGgcatcctgccggagggggtgGAGGGGTACGAGCTCGGCCCGGACGGCGGCTTCGAGGTGTACTTCCCGCGGGAGTGCGAGTTCCTGCTGGCGAAGCAGTGGCTGGTCAAGTACGACGCCTGCATCGCCGGCGCCGTCACCGCCGGCAAGCTTGCGGCGTTGGAGGGCGTCCACGTCAAGGTACTCTTCCTCTCGCTCCCCGTCGTCGAGGTCGACCGCGCCGGCGACCGCCTCAGCTTCTACGTCGGCCCCGTCTCCACGTCCTACCCGctaagagcaagtctagtagagccctcaaacccccaaacccttaaaaataaccgcttttttacagttttcatccgaaaaacggcgtagactagaacccttaaacccgtaaatatttttagaggtccaaccctcaaactagttttgagcctgtagaagtgagggttgggaggagaaACTCCTCCCAACCCGCACTCATTTTCATCTCCAGCGCGGGATCGGGATCCTGTCTCCAACCGTCGCCGTCCTCGCGCCTAGGTCGCCGCCATggagccccccgccgccgccgcgcccccgccggccgccgcgcccgcccccgcctccccgcgcccgcccctgccgccccgtccccgccccggccgccgatGCGCCCGCCCCGGCCCCGGCCGTCCCCGCCCCGGCCAAGCGGCGGCCCTCGCCCGCCCCTGCGCCCGCGCCGGCCGCCCTCGGCCCCGTCCCCGCCACGGCCGCCCCAGCGCCagccccagccgcccccgccaCCGTCGGGGCCAAGTGCCGGTGGGCAGGCCTGCCACCGCCTCCTTCCGCACCAGCCCCGACCGCCGCTCCCGCCCCTGCCACCGCCCCGTCTTCCGCCCCGACGCCGCTCCGGCCCTCAAGAAGAGCCGGCCGAAGGCGGCCTCCCTTGGGCCGCGAGGGGCTGCCTCCAAGGTCGccggcgagtcctccgccgtGGCCAAGCCGCGGAAGAAGCTCGCGACGCGGAAGAAGCCCGCTGCCACGCCCGCCGAACCTCCTCCCGTTGCGCACGAggtgttcgaggaaatggcaaccccatcctcgtTCATGAACCTCCTCCAAGACGCGAAGGtggacctcggggctccgcctctagaaccctttaGGGTTGTGATGacttggaggaagatgaggaggatgaaggggatgacgaggaggaggtggccgagataggggaggaggcattcaccgccgcttcccgcccacaCGCGCGGTCAAAAAACTACACCGAGGCGGAAGATATCCTCTTGGTTCGTGCTTGGGCAGCTGTGTGGATGGATGCAACCACCGGCACCGACAATTGCCGGCATGAGGTACAAGGAGATGGCCGCTTCCAAGGGCAAGCCATTCCcatttaagcatgcttgggcaattcttcaaacctttgacaagtggaagttgagggatcaagagaccgcacccaagaagtcgacaatgcttaggatggatgatagtgaagatgaggagggggagaggaactTGGGCAAGCCCGAGGGAACCAAGTAGGGCAAGGTAAGGGTGAAGATGGAAGGAGAGGCGTCAAGCCTAAGGGAGAAGATGGAGCAAATGATGAAGGCAAGAGAGGAATTGACAACGAAGACATTGGAGACGAAGCTTCTTATcaccgagaagaagaaagatgtcaAGCTTGCACAAGTGGAAGCAAAGTGTGAAGAAGCAAAGCGCAAGGCCGACTAGGAAATGGCGCCAAGTGTAATtttttggtgatggtgccgatgagagggggaagatgatgattgtgtgatgtaaaaactattaaaccatgcatcaatgatccttatttccgtgtttgtttggaggtttattatgtttttctagtgaaaattatgcaatgccaaatgacagttttaagggttggggttggggcaaagagtagaaccctcaaacccaacccttataacggaatattccgttataagggttgggtttgagggttctactctttgcccctatttttcaacccttaaaagtgtcaaaattgggcaattctcaacccttaaaactggttttacatttaaggatttgagggttctactagagatgctctaagcgcCTTCGCCAGCAGCCCGCACTGTCGCAGCTACCAGGTCGTCGCCGCGGCCGTCTCGTGAATCATAAGCCTTGGTCATTTTGTCAAGACTCACATGTAAAGCTCTATTGATACGACTTGATCATTTGGTCAAGAATCACATGAGTCATTGTTAATGGATGGTGTATATGGAGGTGGATGGTAAATATACACGATGCAAACTGAAAAACGCTTCCTAGTGGATCGTGTATACGGGCGTGCAAGTTTTACACGTCCATCCACGAGGCTACTCCTCGTGAAAATAAACACGCCTCGGCCACGCTCGTGGACGGAAACGAGCTGCTCCCGCCATCCTCCCGCCTCCGTCCAGAGGCCATCGAAGCTCGTCGTGTTTTCTCCGGCCGCCGCTCCAGATCTGGCGACGGGAGGGGCAGGGCGGCGGCCTGGCAGAGGAGGGCCGGCGGCCTGGGCAGAGGAGGGGCCGATGGCCTGGGCAGAGGAGGGGCCGGCTCCCTGCATCGCCAGCGCTCGCACgacgggagagggagggggatccCGTGCCCGCATCGCCAGCGCTCGCACGACCCGCTCGCTCCACCCGCAGGCTCCCTGATGTTCCCTGCTCCACCCGCTCGCATCGCTACCTGATGATGATGCTGCTGCTCCACCCGCTGGCTCCCTGCATCGCTGCTGCTCCACCTGATGCTACACATGGGCGCCGAGAAGAGGAGGACGAGCGTAGAGGAGCCAGATCGAGCTCGGCCTGCTGCAGGGCTTCGGCTCCGGGTACTCGCCGGAGACGAGGTTGGGGCCCTCGCTGTGGTGGCCCACCGGTCACCCTAGcgatgggaatggaacgagggaggCACCCTCGAGTCCATGGACATCTTGGATGCCACGGGgaaggctgccggcgacgagggagacggctgCAATGCGGCGAAGCTCCCCTGTTTCTTGTTCTCTGAACCTGTGTGCACTACTGAATCTCACCTTAAGCTTATCTTGCAGAGGGAGAAAGAAAGAGGGGAATATACACGTCCTAATTTACATATTCCACTGAAAAACTAGGACGTGTATAATTTAAAAACGTGTATATGGACGTGTATATGAAGATATACACGTTTAAATTtacaccatccactagagatgctcttataatTAACCTTCTGTGTCGTTGTATATATCACAATGAACTCTATACGATTCCAGTTTAGCATGAGAGTCAATGCTGGCGTTTCGCAGGAGCCAGCTTTATCTTTAATTTTCTTGagatgctatatttttattggtCACAAGTTAGTTTATGCAAGCAATAAGGCAacctttttcaaaaaataaaataaaataatgtaAGCACTTCTGTGATAAAAGAATCGGAAAGCCTGCTAGCTTGCCGAATGTATGATCGCGACAGAAGAATTATCAACTCTCCCCCTTCCCCTGCAACCCTAGTCTCTCtctttccctccctccctctcaagGCCGCACGACGCCCATAATGGGGGCGGCAGGGATTTGACCCCATGATCTCATGGGCCATCAACGAGGGATCCTCTCTGGGCCTTCCTCTGTGGATGTGAGGTGGTGACGTTCTTTATGAGTCTGACGACGGTATGGAACGTCCCTTCCATCGACAAATCGGGTTCGATGCGGCTCGGTAGGTGAAACATGCGTCTCTTCTGGAGCCATCAAGACATACCTGTCATCGGTAGGTGCAGTCGCCAGCGGATGCCGCGCATAACGTCTCACGCGGGGACATCCAGTCATGCCTATTGTCGATAGATGTTGTATGGTGGCTGTGACAGAAATGACATGTTTTGCATGTTGTTGTTCGATCGAAGGTGATGCAACAATGACGAGAGGCGAGGTGGTATGAGAAGTCTTTGTCTTCTGGCATATTCTTTACAGGCATCTACACCTCTTAGCCTTTGTTCGGTCCACAGGGAATTGGAAGGGATTTGACGGGGATTGAGGGGATTAAATCCCTAACAAGTCAAAATTCCCTCCAGTCCTCTCCAATTCCCTTGAAAGGAGGATTTACCGAACAAGGCcttaataaaataaaaaacaatgtTGTTACGTTTCATTAGAAAAACACGAATTGTGGCCGAGTAGATCTAATTATAGGCCAGGTCGGACTGGTTTTGGGGCTAGGCTCATGTGAACAACACAGTTTTACATTAAATGATTTTTCTTAGATCaaatttaaaatatatattttcattAAATGCCTATTACACCCAATttaaatttaaaaaaatattgaaCTTTATTTGGACCTGTGAGTCGGGCTTCGAGCAGAAAAGCTGAGCCCGAACCTAGCCCGGATGTTGGGCTCTCGTGCCCGAGCCATCGGGCCGGGCTGCCCATGGGCAGATTTAGTCCCCATCCACTTTTACATTTTAATCATCATTCTGCTTGTTGATGGAGAGCAGCTTGGCAGGGACGACCGTCTCCGCCTGTGTAGCAGCAAGCCAGCAACAACTGGTAGTTGTAGGAGGCTTGGTGTGCAGACAAGAGAGCTGCCACTCCTGCATAGCCTCGCGAATGGAGTCGCTGTCCTGGTGTTCGTCGCGGAAGGTCTCCAAGTCCTCGATCATGTCGCGCACGGACGAGGTCAGCAGCTCCTGCTTCCACCCCTCGAGACGGGGGAAGTCGCAGCACTTCTCCCCGAAATCGTCCATGTACTGCACGCCGCCGACGAAAGCAACGATGGTCAGCGAATCGACCCAGCACGAGCATGCAGTCTGATGGCGTGGTCACTCGTGGTACGTACCATGCGGTCCCGCCCGCCGATCTCGTGGGTGTACTTGCGGGGCACGCCGGCGGCCTCCCTGGCGCGGTAGAACTCCTCCACGGACAGGAGCATCTCCTCCTCCGCCGGCAGCACCCGCCTGCCGGACAGCACCTGCGCCACCCATCGGGCCTGCATCTCGAAGAACCGGGGCGCGAAGATCTTCCTCGGCACGCCGACGAAGGAGAGCGACGGCGCCAGCGACGGCGGGAACACGTGCTCGAACAGCGGGCCCACGCGGTTGTCGTCCACGGCGACCGCCCCGCCCGTCTCCAGGAACGGGAACGAGTAGATGTACCCCGTGCAGTAGATGACGGTGTCGGCGGCCACGCTGGAGCCGCCGCCGTCCTTGAACTCCACCCGCCCGTCCTCGCACAGACGCTCCACCTGCCGGCCGGCCGGGATGAACGGTGCACGGTATTAGTTGTTGATCGATCGGTTCCCATTGTTCGTTGTATCCGAATGGGCGTGCAGTGCGTGTACGTACATCAAGTCGGAGATGGAGGTTGGCACTGTGCTTGGCCAGCACCTTGGACAAGCCTGGGGTGACCGCCTCCATGGACCCAGCGACGAGGTACACCTCCTTGGCCACGCTGCGGATCTCCATGGCGATGTCTTTGCCGCTCTCCCCGCAcccgatcaccaccaccacctcgccgCGGAACGGCTCCGGCACCCTGTACGAGTGGCTGTgcatctgcctccccctccatgtCTTCATGCCTATACACGCATCTTCTTCTTTACATCTATACTCGCGTAGTGCTGGCCTGACTGACTATGGTTGGAGATTGGTTTGCTCACCTTTGATGCCCGGCAATCTTGGCTGCGAGTAGTGGCcggtggcgacgacgacggcgtcgAACACCTCGTCGACGTACGTGTCCAACGCTTTCCCGTCGGCATCACCATCGCGCTCCCCGAGGCCGAGGTCCATGGATCTCACCGCCCACCGACCCGCCGGCGTCATGGCGGCGCGCAGGACCCTCGTGTTAAGCCTGACGGCATCCATGAGCCCGAACGCGGCGCAGAAGTCCTTGAGGTAGAGGTGCACCTCGCGGTGGCCGGGGAAACGGCGGTTGTCGCGGCCGGTTTTGGGGCAGAAGGGGAAGTCACTGAAGCCCGTGCTCTGCCTGGGGCTGATGAGCCGGAGCGAGGCGTATACGCCACTGTGCACCTTCACCGGCGCCGCCGCGCCGAGCGGGTCGGCGCCGTCGGTCCTGGGGTCGTACAGCCACTGCCCGCCGACGTCGCCGCTCTGCTCCAGCACCGTCACGTCGTGGCCCTCCCGGCGCAGCTCGCGCGCCGCGGCCAGCCCGGCCATGCCGGCCCCGATGACGCACACCGCCTTCGGCTGCGGTGGCTCGCCGCCGCAGGCCGTATCCATGGTGCGGATCGACGAGAGGCCACGAGGAGGCGTGGTGCAAGTGCAACTGGCTGATTTGTTCCTGGCACGAATTTTGTGTCACGTATTCACGTTCTCTGCCTGGCTTTAAACCATGTTGGAGTCTGGCCGTGGCCGGGAAGAGCAGGtactccatcaacctcttgcatACATCATTCAGATGGTGGTTGCAGCAGATGGCACATACAGACATACAGTAGTGACATCACTGACAATACTAAACTTCAACCCTGGAATGCTCCTACGATGGTTGGCTGTAGCGACAACACACACGCGGTGCTCGTTCACCAAAAACTAATTCTATCAGGGCGCGGCTGCAGGTTACAACAACTCTAACCCGACGACCCTCGTCCATCTTTGGTCATAGAAAAATTGAAACAACACTGATCCAAACGGACGATGTTCGTTTTTCGTCCGCCCGTAACTCACTGTAGGCTTAAATTTTGACATCATTTACGTTGTTATAGACACGGAGCGGACACGTGCATCATCTGCGTGCTTTTTCCCTTGACCCGGCAGTCGACGTCACGATATTTCCTTCTTACCCCCTTTCACCACCCGCCGCCCGCAAGCACACAAACTCTAATTCGATGACCCTATTTTTCCCCGGCCACTCTAGCGCTCCAACAGCAAATCCACCGACGGGGTGACTCCTTCGTCCCGGTGCGGGAGCCTAGCGGTGGATCTGCAGCGGCGGCGGCAAAATTTTGCGCATATTGCCGGTGGGTTTTGGCGAATCCGGCCGCCGGCGGACTGCATGTGCCATCGACTGGCAGGGTGCCAGTTCATCAGGTCTGTGCAATCTCTCGGTGCCACATGCGGGCGCTCAATCCGCCTCTAGCCGCTCGGGTCTGACCCGTCACAGGTTCGCCGGCAAGGCCACGACCGACCGTCGTCCTAGATTGACGCTGGCCCAAAAGCTTGCCGGCTCATCTTTGTCGTTCATAAAGTGCGATGGCTGCACGCTGCACGTCGTCCGACGCGTTTCTTGGACGCCGGAATATCCAGGTTGGGCGTTCGTGAAGTGCACAAACGTTGGGGTATAATCTTCATTCGGCCTTTTgctctttgatgatttgatacaaTTTCGGTAGCTTATTATTTGCT includes:
- the LOC123450744 gene encoding uncharacterized protein LOC123450744, whose translation is MATYPLVLLLLLLAVAASSSAEEAPTAYEMLERYGFPRGILPEGVEGYELGPDGGFEVYFPRECEFLLAKQWLVKYDACIAGAVTAGKLAALEGVHVKVLFLSLPVVEVDRAGDRLSFYVGPVSTSYPLRATAALARPCARAGRPRPRPRHGRPSASPSRPRHRRGQVPVGRPATASFRTSPDRRSRPCHRPVFRPDAAPALKKSRPKAASLGPRGAASKVAGESSAVAKPRKKLATRKKPAATPAEPPPVAHEVFEEMATPSSDALSAFASSPHCRSYQVVAAAVS
- the LOC123446967 gene encoding flavin-containing monooxygenase FMO GS-OX-like 8 — protein: MDTACGGEPPQPKAVCVIGAGMAGLAAARELRREGHDVTVLEQSGDVGGQWLYDPRTDGADPLGAAAPVKVHSGVYASLRLISPRQSTGFSDFPFCPKTGRDNRRFPGHREVHLYLKDFCAAFGLMDAVRLNTRVLRAAMTPAGRWAVRSMDLGLGERDGDADGKALDTYVDEVFDAVVVATGHYSQPRLPGIKGMKTWRGRQMHSHSYRVPEPFRGEVVVVIGCGESGKDIAMEIRSVAKEVYLVAGSMEAVTPGLSKVLAKHSANLHLRLDVERLCEDGRVEFKDGGGSSVAADTVIYCTGYIYSFPFLETGGAVAVDDNRVGPLFEHVFPPSLAPSLSFVGVPRKIFAPRFFEMQARWVAQVLSGRRVLPAEEEMLLSVEEFYRAREAAGVPRKYTHEIGGRDRMYMDDFGEKCCDFPRLEGWKQELLTSSVRDMIEDLETFRDEHQDSDSIREAMQEWQLSCLHTKPPTTTSCCWLAATQAETVVPAKLLSINKQNDD